GCCATGTAATAAAAGTTAAAAAACGACGCATTCTGCGCGGCTAATACCTTGCCAAGTAAGCAATAAGACAGTTCGCAGCCTCTTCCTTCCGTAGTTTTTTACGCCGAAAGCAGCTGCAGGATTTGAAAAAGCCGCGCGCCGTAGTACATTTGCACCCGCTTCGCCGCCTCAGCGAAGCCGGCCGCTGGTCCAGGCCTACAAGTTACCGATTGCCTATCTGCGCACGTGGTGAAACTGGTAGACACGCCATCTTGAGGGGGTGGTGCCTTCGGGTGTGGGAGTTCGAATCTCCCCGCGCGCACGCAGAACGAAAAAGCCCGCTACGCAGCGGGTTTTTTTGTGCTCCATTATTTCTCAAATGGATTAGCCGGTACCACCAGCACCACGCGCTCGCGCTCCACGAGCACCTGGCCGGGCAGGGCGCCCTTAGGCTTGCGCACAAACTTTTTGGGCGTCACCGTAACCGGGCACAACGAGTCGTGCTGGCGCCTGGAGTACCAGCCCGCTAGCTGGGCTGCGTGCTCTACTACCGGCTCGGGCACCGGCTGCCCCGCCCGGTGCCGGATAACAACGTGCGAGCCGCTCACATCCTTGGCATGCAGCCATAGGTCATCCTTGTGCGCGTACTTCTGGGTTAGCAGGTCGTTGTTCTGCGCATTGCGGCCTACCAAGATGGTAAAGCCTTGGTCTTCAAACACCTTAAAGGGTAATTCGCTGGATGCCTTGGCGGAGGCGGGGCTAGGGTCGAGGGCGTGCTGCTTGCGCCAGGCGCGCAGGCCGCGCAGCTCCGCTAGGGCCGGCTGGGCCTCTAATTCTTCGAGCAGCTCCAGCGCTTGCAGAGCCTCGGTTTCGCGGGTTGCTACGCGGGCCTGAAGCTGACGTTCTTCGATTTGCTGGTTTTTAGCTTTGCGGTAGAGATTTTCGGCCATGCGCTGCGGCTTTTCGAGCGGCTTTAGCTTGATGACCACTGGCTCATTGGTGTAAAAATCTACAATTTCGACCTGGCTAGCCCCCGGCGCAATGGCGTGCAAATTGGCCATGATGAGGTCGGCGCGGTGGCGGTAGCCAGCCTCGTGGGCCAGCGCGTGCAGGCGCTGGCTGGCCAGGTGGGCGCTGGTACTGGCCTCTTCGGCACGGCGCGTGAGCAGCTGGTGCAGCTGCCGGCGCTCGGTTTCGAGGGCGCGGCGGGCCAGGGCCAGTGGCACGAAGCGCCGCAGCGCGCCAATGGGGTCGGTGCCAGGCAGCGTTTCCAAAATCTCGCCCAGCGGCACCAGGCTCAGGCGGGTGCGGCCGTCGAGGTAAATAAGGTAATAGTGCGGCGGATTCTCCAGCTCGACTTGCAGCTCCTGGGCTAGCCGCTGCTTTACCTCGGCGGGCGCCGGGTCGTAGCCGCGCTGCTCGCGGAGGTAGCGCGCCGGCAGGTCGGCCAGGGCCGGCGGCAGCTTGCCAGTGGCGCCGATGGCTGGGCTAGCTTCGGCGGCCGGCGCGGGCGTGAGGTCGGCATCGGTCGCGTAGCGCTGGTGAAAAAGCTGGGCCGGCACGCCCGGCGCAGCCCGGAAAATAGCATTTGGCCGGGGACCGTAAAGCTTAAACGCTAACGTGGCCGCGTCTTCTATAAAATTGATTTGTAGCACTCTGTCTTGCGGCCAGACCACGACGCTGGCTACCGTGCGGCCCAGCAGCTCGGGCAGTAGGTCCACCGAGTTTTGGCGGGCGCGGTGAAAAGCTTCGGGCAGCGCCAGTGCCGGAAACGCCGCGCCCAGCTGCGCTTTGAGCCAAAACTCGGCACCCGTTTCGTTCAGTAGGCCCAGCACCAATTCGTCCTTTTCCTGCGAAAAGCAGCTTGCCACGCGGTAGCCGCGCAATTGCTCAGTGAGAGCCGGGGCTAGCTGGCGCAGGAAATAATAATTGGTGTGCATAATTGGTAAGAAGGCAACCTGCCAAGCTGGTAGGCTCAGATTTCCGCTAGCTTTAATAGCTGTATTAGTAGCGGGCGTGACTTACGCACTTCTAGCCAAGAGGGCACAGCGAGGAAAAGAACACCTATAACTACTATTCCTAAGGAAAATGTTATACCACCGGCATGGTCACGTAGCGGCGTTACTGTGGTTACATCTGCACTTAGCCAAACACCAGCAAACACGCAGGCAACGGCAGACGGTGCTGCAGGCGCAAAAAGCTGCCTCGCGCAGAGTCGAGCCTGACAACACCCGTTATGTGCGGCAGCATTGAATTGCGACTACTAATAATGCGATGCATCGTAAATGAATTACCATCTACTAGGCCTTCGAAGACTGCATGCGTAACGGACCGGCCAAAAAAAGTAACGGGAGCATTTCTCACCGTGCTACTAGCGACCTGCTGCAATAGCTCAACGGGAGCTAAAGGTGAATGAAACTCTTCCGTAAGCCAAGGAAAAAAAGCATCAGTTTCTGCAAAAAAACACGCTGTATAAATCGCCGCGTATCTACTCTGGTACCTCCACTAGCAGCCCATCGTATGCCAGCCGCACCCAGGGCGGCAGCGTGGCCTCTACCTCGCGGTGGCGGCCTAGCTGGTGGCTAATGTGGGTGAGAAATGCCTGGCGTGGCTTCAGCTCTTCCAGAATAGCCACGGCCTCGCCCAGCGTGAAATGTGAGAGGTGCGGCTCGTGGCGCAGGGCATTGAGCACGATGGTATCGCAGCCTTGTAACTGGGCTAGGGTGCTGTCGGGCAAGAAGTTGGCATCAGTGAGATAGGCTAGCCCACCGAGGCGGAAGCCCAATACCGGCAGTTTATGGTGCAGGGCGCGCAGCGGCTGCACGGCTAGGCCCAACACGTCGAAAGACTTCTGGTCGTCTAGTATCGGGTGCAGGCCCACCTGCGGCACACCGGGGTATTTGTGCTCGGCAAACACGTAAGCATACTCGCGCTTGAGCTGCTCGATAACGCGCGGTTCGGCAAAAACTGGCATTTCCTGCTGCTGCCGAAAATTGAAGGCCCGCACGTCGTCGAGGCCAGCAGTATGGTCCTTGTGCTCGTGGGTAAATAAAATACCATCGAGCCGCCTGATGTGAGCGCGCAGCATCTGCTGCCGAAAATCGGGGCCGGTGTCGACAACCAGGCTGCGCCCCGCCACCGCCAGGTGCACCGATACCCGCAGGCGCTGGTCGCGGTAGTCGAGCGAGCGGCATACCGGGCAAGTGCAGCCAATCATGGGCACCCCCGAAGAAGTGCCCGTGCCCAGAAAGGTTAAGGTCATAAAAGAATGTAAAGATGTGCAAAAGCAGACAATGAGCTGATTGCTGGGGCAGCGCTAAGGAAGCTAGCCCGCAAAGCACATCTCCTCTTTTCTCACATTCTCACATCAAAATTATCCCACGTACTGGCGCACTACCCGCACTAGCGCATCAAAGTCCAGTGGCTTAGGAAGATAATCCGTTACACCGGCTTCCCTAAACTGCTCCATTGAGTAGTTATTGGCGTTGCCGGTGATGGCAATAACGGGCAGCTGGCTGATGCGCGGGTCGGCGTGAGCCCGGATGTCGCGGGTGCATTCGATGCCGTTTCTGACCGGAATATTTATATCCATCAAGACCCCATCGATGGGTTGGCTTTCGAGTTGACGAATTACTTCGCCGCCGTTTTTGGCCAGTATAATCCGGTATTTCTGCTGCTCCAGGATTTTGCGCGTCAGGCTGAGAATAACCGAGCTATCCTCCGCAATGAGGATGGTTTTGGGGGTAGCGGTGGGGGTCATGTGGAAAAAATACGGGTGGACAAGAAAATGAAGGGAAAGATACCAGGCCGCCGCCGCCAGCTAGGCGGCACTGGCGGTGAGCAAGCCGGGATAATTGGCGATAAAAAGTGCAAATATCTGATTAAGCTCGGGCAACCCACTCGCCAGCACCTGAGTTTGCTGCTGCTTGATGGCTTTCTCCAAAGCTAATGCCTGCGTAGCCAGCTTGGTTAGGCCAAGCGTGCCGGCCGTGCCCTTAAGCTGGTGGAGCAGTGGGTGGAGCTTTTCTATCTCAGTAGCTTGCCAGTGGGCGTTTATTTGGGCCAGCAAATCGGTCGTTTCCTCAATAAACTCGCCGTAGAGCTCAGCCGTAAACTCTTCGCCCCCTAGCTGAAGCAGCTGCTTTAGCACCTCGGGGTCAACGATAGCCGGGGCAGGAGTGGGGGCTGCCGGCGGCGCGGGCGCTTCCGAATCCGGCGCCGCGACCCAACGGGCCAGCATCTGGGCCAGTTGCTGGTGCTTCACGGGCTTGGCCAGGTAGTCGTCGAGGCCGGCCTCGACGAAGCGGGCCGCATCATCGGGCATCGAGTAGGCTGTCATGGCCACGATGGGCGGGCTGGTCGGCCCCAGCTGCGCCTTAATAGCGCGGGTGGCGGCGATGCCATCGAGACCCGGCATTTGAATGTCCATCAGGATAATCTGATAGGCCGCGCCCGGCGCCGTGGCGCGGGTAATTGCTTCGTAGCCATCGCTGGCAATGTCCACCTCGCAATTAAGCTTGGCCAGCAGGCGCGCCGCCACTTTCTGGTTGATGATGTTATCATCGACCAGGAGCACACGGGCGGCGGGGCCGGCCAGGGCACCTACGAGGGCGGGCGGCGGGGCAGAGACGACGGCGGGGGGGCTTCCGGCAGCGCCTGCGCCGGCACCCGGCAGCGAATGGTAAACCAGAAAATACTGCCCTCGCCTGCATCTGATACTACCCCAATATTACCGCCCAGCAGCTCGGCCAGCTCCTTGCTGATGGCTAGCCCCAGGCCGGTGCCGCCGTAGGCTTTGCTGGGCGTGGTGTCGAGCTGGGTGAAGCTGGTAAAGAGGCGCGCCGCGTCGGTGGCCGAAATACCAATACCCGAGTCTTGCACCGCGAAGCGCAGCGTATGGTATTCGCCCTCGGCCCGCGCCGACGACACCACCACGCTCACCGTGCCCTGGGCCGTAAACTTGATGGCATTGGCAATAAGATTGGCCAGAATCTGGAGCAGGCGCGTTTCGTCGGTGATGACGGCGGCGGGGGTACCGGGCGCCAGGTGGCAGGTAAAGCGCAGGTTTTTCTGGTTGGCCCGGTACAGAAATAGCGCCCGCAGCCGGTCGAGCAAAGGCTCCAGCATGAGCGGCGCTTCGTTGAGCCGCATCTTGCCCGCCTGAATTTTCGACAAGTCCAGAATGTCGTTCAGAATGGTCATCAGCGCCTCCGAGCTGGTGCCCAGCGTATCGACGTAGTCGGCCTGCTCACCGCTAAGCGGGGTCTGGCTCAGCAGGTCAATCATGCCAATAATGCCATTCATGGGCGTGCGCAGCTCGTGGCTCATGTTGGCCAAAAACTGCGTTTTAGCCTCCGAGGCAGCTTCGGCCTGCTCTTTGGCTAGCCTCAGGTCATCCTGAATGCGCCGGATTTCGGTAATGTCGCGCGCAATGCCTTCGGTACCAAACCGCGTGCGGCGGGCGTTAATGAGTACGCTCACCGGGTAGCCATCGTGGTGGCGCAGCTGGGTTTCGAAGTTGCGCAGCTCGCCCTGCTTGCGTAGCGTCTGGCGCAATAACTGGTGCTGCTCGGGCTGCCAGTAGAAATCCTCGATGCGGTAGCTGAGGGCTTCTAAAGGGCTGTAGCCTAGTACTTCGCGCAAAGAGGGGCTCAGTATAGTGAAGCGCCCCTCGCGGTCGGTGCGGTAGTACACATCTTGAAAAGACTCGAAGATGGAGCGAAATTTTTCTTCCTGCGCCGCCAGCACCAGCTGCGAGTTTTTGCTCGCCGTAATGTCCTGGGCCTGCGCGGTAATTTCGTCGAATGAGCCGTCGGTGAGGTAGATGGGCGCCAGGCTGACGCTGAGCCAGACGCTGGGGTAGCGGGGCACCCGCACGTGAACCTCAAACTGCTGGCTTTCGCCGCGGGCGGCGGCCAGGTAGCTGCTGCGAAACAGTTCACGCGTGGCCTCATCGGTCAGGGCAATGTCGTTTTCCAGCACGTTGAGGCCCGGCGTGGGCAGCACCCCGTTGCGGCGCTGGTAAAAAGTGGCGTAGTTGCCATTAAACGACACGAGGTGCCCGCGCCGGTCCACGTTCCAGATAAGCTGCGAGCCGCTCTCAAAAATGGCATTCAGGCGCGCATTCTGGCGGCCTACATATTCCTCCTGCCGCTTGCGGTCAATAGCCAGCGCCACCTGCCCCGAGATAAAGTGCAAAATATCGAGGTCGGCGGGCGTGTAAAGGTCGGCGCGGTCGTATTCCTGCACGGCTAGTACCCCGATGGTGCGGTCGCCCACACTCAGCGGCGAGGCGAGCAGCACGGCCGGCAGGCGTCCGAAGGCCGTCATCTCGCCGGTGCGCATGAGGCGCAGCAGGTCGGCCTGCGTAAAGAACAGCGGCTGGCCCTGCTGAATAACGTACTCGGTGATGCCCAGCGAAAACGGCCGCCCGTCGCCCTGCTCAAAATAGGCGTGTTGGTCGACGTAGTACACAAACTGCAAGTGCGTGCGCGCGTCGTCGCAGAGAGCGATAAAGATATTATTGGTCTCAATCACCTTGCCCAATTCGCGGTGAATGGCCCCGTAGAGCGCCGGCAGGTCGTGGGCCGAAATAGCCAGATTGGCAATGCTGTAGTAGACCTTTTGCAGGCGCTCGGCCTTGATGCGGTCGGTGATATCGTGCAGCACGGCCCGGGCGCTAGGCAGCTGCCCCGGCTGCTGCTCGCAGCTCACCGAGCCGATGAGGTGCACCGGCCGGCCAGCCTTGGTGAGCAGCACGGTTTCGAGCTTGTTGAGGGCCTGGCCTTCGTAGAGGCGGCGCAGCTGGTAGAGCAGCTTGGCGCGGTAGTAGGGGTGCACCACGTCGGTGAGCGGGCGGCCCAGCAATTCCTCCTCGGTATAGCCCAGCTTTTCCTGCCCGGCGCGGTTCACAAACAGCAGCAGGTTAGTAGCGCTCAGGTGCAGAATGAGGTCGTGCGAGCTGTCGAAAAACTCGCGCAGATACATTGGCTCCGGCACCAGGGCCGGGGTGGGAGTCTTTCTAGGATTGCTGAGCGTGTAGCCGATTGTCCACATGCCCGTAATGCGCTGCTGCTCATCGCGCACCAGCTGCGACTGCCACTGAATAAGGACACTTTCCCCGGCTTTCGTCACTAGCTCCAGCTCGTAATGGTCGGTGCAGGGTAGCTCGCCGCGTAGCACGCTTAAGAGGTGTGCCTGGCGCTCGGCCTGCTGGGCCGGCGGCGTAAGTAGCCGATGGTAGAGATGGCCGAGCAGCTGCGCGCGCTTATAGCCGCTCAGCTGCACGAAGGTGTCATTTACCTCGGTGATGCGCCCACCCACGTCGAAAACTACGTAGGCAAGCTGCAACTGGTCGAACATGTGCGCGGTAGCCGGTAGTTGCGGCCCCGAAAGTTGAGCGGGCATAGAGAGCTACAAACGCATTGCCGGGGCGGAAGTTATAGCCGGCGGGAGCAGTAGAAGTAGATTTGGGCGGAATTTACGGCCGCCGCGCCGTTTTACCTAGTCCGTGCCTATTTCTCCCACCCGGCTGGTTTTTGCCGTCACCACCGACCTGAGCTACGACCAGCGCATGCAGCGCATCTGCGCCAGCCTGGCGCAGGCCGGCTACGCCGTGTTGCTGGTGGGCTGGCAGCGGCCCCATTCGGTGCCGCTGGGCCCGCAGCCTTATCAACAGCACCGACTGCGCGGCTGGTTTCAGCACGGCAAATTATTTTACCTGGAGTATAATCTGCGGCTATTGCTGTATCTGCTAAGGCAGCGCGCCGCCGCCTGGGCCTGCGCCGACCTCGATGCTGCGCTGCCCACCTGGCTGCGCGCCCGGCTAGGGGGCCAGCCGTTCATCTACGACGCCCACGAGTTGTTTACGGAGGTGCCCGAAGTGGTGGCCCGCCCCGCGTGCAACGCGTGTGGCAGTGGGTCGAAAATGTTATCGTGCCCCGCGCCCGGCTGCGCTACACAGTGGGGCCAGCGCTGGCTAGCCTCTTCGAGGCGCGGCACCCGGGGCGCGCCTTTGCAGTGGTGCGCAACGTGCCGGTGGCGGCGCCCGCCATCAGTAGCCCGCAGCTGCCGGCTGGCGCGCCCCCGGTGCTGCTGTATCAGGGTGCGCTCAACGTAGGCCGGGGGCTAGCCGAGCTGCTCGCCGCCATGCCCCGGGTGCCGGCGCGGCTCATTGTCTGCGGCGAGGGCGACTGCTCGGCGGCCCTGCGCGCGCAGGCCCAGTCGCTGGGCTTGCTGACGTCGGGCCAGGTCGAATTCCGGGGCTACGTGCTGCCCGCCGAGTTGCGCCTGCTCACCGCCCAAGCTACCGTGGGTATTATGCTGCTCGAAAACGTGGGTCTGAGTTACTACTACTCGCTGGCTAATAAGTTTTTCGACTACGTGCAGGCCGGTATTCCGCAGCTCTGCATCGACTTTCCCGAGTATCGTGCCCTCAATACCCGGCATGAGGTGGCCGAGCTGGTGCCCGACCTGGCGCCCGCGACCCTGGCCGCCGCCCTGGCCCGGCTGCTGCCCGGAGGCCGGCCCGGTGCCCGCTACCAGCAGCTGGCCGCCAACTGCCGCCAGGCCCGCCAGGAGTGGAACTGGCAGCAGGAAGAAAAAACGTTGGTGCAGCTGTACGCTGCGCTCAATTTGAACTAAAGAAGCAGGAAGCTGGCGTGCGGAATGATTGCCAGGAGAATTTCGCCCGCCAGCCTCTTAATTCCCAATAAAGTAACAGCATGCTTGCTCCTCATATTCTCGCCCGGCTAGCCCCCACCGCCGCCGACCCGCGCCCCGTGCTGCTGGCCGTGGCTGGACCCACTGCCGTGGGCAAAACGGCCCTCACCGTGGCCTTGGCGCGGCAGCTCGGCACCGAAATAATTTCGGCCGACTCGCGCCAGTTCTTCCGCGAAATGAGTATCGGCACGGCCAAGCCCACGCCCGCCGAGAGGCAGGGCGTGCCGCACCACTTCGTTGATTCGCACAGCATTACCGAAGACTACAGCGCCGGCCGCTTCGCCGCCGAGGCGGAGGCGCGGCTAGCCAGGCTCTTTGCCCGCCACCCGGTCGTCATTGCTACCGGTGGCTCGGGGCTGTATTTGCAGGCCCTTACCGATGGCCTCGACGAGCTGCCGCCCGTGCTGCCCGCCGTGCGCCAGCAGCTACAGCACGAGCTCGCCACGCAGGGGCTAGCCCCGCTCGTGGCCGAGCTGGCCGCCACTGACCCCATAGCCCACGCCCGCCTCGATTTGCAAAATCACCAGCGCGTGCTGCGCGCCCTCGAAATCACGCGTGGCACGGGCCGGCCGTTTTCTAGCTTTCACCGGGGCCGGCGGCCGTGGCCGGCAAGGCGGCGGCTAGGCCGTTTCGGGTCGAGAAAGTGGCGCTCACCCGCGACCGCGAAGAACTGTATAGGCGCATCGACCAGCGCGTGCTGCAAATGCTGGAAATGGGGCTGGTGGCCGAAGTTGAGCGGCTGCTGCCCCACCGCCACCAGCAGGCACTGCAAACGGTGGGCTACCAGGAAATCTTTGGCTACCTCGACGGCGCCTACGACTACGCCGAGGCCGTGCGCCTGCTGCAGCGCAATACCCGCCACTACGCCAAGCGTCAGCTTACCTGGCTGCGCCGCGACGCGGGCTACGCCTGGGCCGAAATGTGAAGATGTGCAAATTGATAACTGTGGCAATGAGCTGGCGTAGTCATTGCCACAGTTATCAATTTGCACATCTGCCAATCATACGGAAAGTATCTCGACCATGCGCATAAAGCTCTGGTTGATGACTTTGCGCTTATTGATGGTATCATCAAATGGCGTGTACATGAGCTTGCGGTCTACGATGCCAGCCATCACGTTTTTCATGCCGTTGAGCAAGCCCTCTACCGCCGCGATGCCGAGTTGCGAAGCTAGCAGGCGGTCGGAGGCGGTGGGCGAGCCGCCGCGCTGAATGTGGCCCACGATGGTTACGCGCGTGTCGAGCTGCGGAATGGCTTCCTTCACGCGCTTGGCTACTTTGTGGACGTTGCCTTCTTCCTCGCCCTCGGCCACGATGACGATAAAGGAGGTTTTGTGGCGGGCGTAGCTGGTTTGCAGCGACTCAATTACCGCCTCCACGCTCATGGCCGTTTCGGGCACCATCACGATTTCGGCGCCGCCGCCGATGGCGCACGGAATGGCAATGTAGCCCGAATCGCGGCCCATCACTTCCACAAAAAAGCAGCGGTCGTGCGAGTCGGCCGTATCGCGGATTTTGTCGATAGCCTCCAGCGCCGTGTTCACGGCCGTGTCGTAGCCGATGGTGTAGTCGGTGCCGTAGAGGTCGTTGTCGATGGTGCCCGGCGCGCCCACCGTCGGGATGCCAAACTCCTTTTCAAAGATGGTGGCGCCCGTAAACGTGCCGTTGCCGCCAATGGCCACCAGGCCCTCAATGCCGTGATTGGTGAGCTGGTCGAACGCCTCCTGGCGGCCTTCCTTGGTCATAAACTTCTGCGAGCGGGCCGATTTCAGAATCGTGCCGCCGCGCTGCACCGTGTTCGACACCGAGGCCGAATCCATGCGCACAAATTCGCCCTTAATCATGCCGCTGTAGCCCCGCATGATGCCATACACCTCAATGCCGTGGTACACGCCCGCCCGCACCACTGCCCGCAGGCAGGCATTCATGCCGGGCGCGTCGCCCCCACTCGTAAAAACTCCAATTCTCTTCATGGTCAAAAGTCAGCTAAATGCGCCCGCTGCCAACTCAGGGTTGGCTTTAAGCCCGCAAAGGTCGGTAGCCGAACGCACTTGCCCGATAGAGCGGAACAATTTGTGCCCGACATTTTTTCGGCGATTACGTAGAAGTAGGCGAAAACGTAGAGCAGCTTCTTGGTTATTAGGCGTTTCATGCCTACTTTTCGCTATCTCATCGCCCACCTTCAACCCGCACGCTTATGTTTGGTTTTTTCGAAAACGAGCAGGCCAAAAAAATAAAAGGCCACCTCTGCAATCTCGCCGCCCTAGCCAAAGCCGACGGCCACGTGGACGACCGGGAAATGAACTTTATCATCACCGTTGGTAAGAAAAACGGCGTGTCGGCCAATGACGTGCGCAAGCTGGTGGCCGGCCAAACCAACTGCCTGGCCGACTTGCCCGGCAACGATTCTGAGCGCTTCGACCAGATTTTCGACCTCGTAGACATGATGCTTGCTGATGGCATCGTGGACGAAACCGAAATGGATTTTTGCATTATGATGGCCGAGAAGCTGGGCTTCCGCAAAGCCATTGTGGGCGTGCTGGTACGCAAGATTTCGCAGGGCGTAAAGGATGCCGTGCCCCGCGAGCGCATCAAGGAGGAAAGCCTTTCCTTCTTGAATTACAATAACTTGCCGGTGCGGTAAAATTATATTTTTGCCCAGCCTTAGCTAGCCCCACCAAGCGCACTTTACTGCGCTTGATGGGGCTAGCCGCTTTTTTGGCCTTACCCGATAGCCCGCAGCAGCCCGGCCACGGCCGCGTCAAGCTCGGCCTCGGTAATGGTGAGCGGCGGCGCGATGCGCAGCGAGTTGTCGCAGAACAAAAACCAGTCGGTAAGGATACCTTCCTCGGCCAGCGCGCGGTCGATAATCGGCTTAAGAACTTCAAACGACTCAAATTCCACGGCCATCAGCAGGCCGCAGTTGCGCACTTCCCGAATAGCCGGGTGCACCAGCTGCGCCCGCAGGCGTGCGGCTTTGGCCGCTACGCCGGCCAGCAGGTTTTCTTCCTGAATGACCTGGAGCGTGGCTAGCGAGGCCGCGCAGCTCACCGGGTGCCCGCCAAAGGTGGTGCAGTGCCCCAGGATGGGGTTAGTTTGAAAGCCCGCCATGATAGTGGGCGAAGAAATAAATGCCCCGATGGGCATGCCGCCGCCCATGCCTTTGGCGCACACCAGGATGTCGGGCACCACCCCAAACTGCTCGAAGGCCCACTGCGTGCCCGTGCGCCCAAAGCCACACTGAATCTCATCCAGAATCAGCAGCGCGCCCACCTCGGTGCAGCGCCGCCGCACGGCCGGCAGGTAGCCGGGCTGCGGCAGCCGCACGCCGGCCTCGCCCTGCACGGTTTCGAGCACCACGGCGGCGGTGTGCTCGGTTATTAACGTCAAGTCGGCCAGTTCGTTGTAGCGCAGGTGCGTCACGGCGGGCAGTAGGGGCCGGTAGCTGTTTTTAAAGCCCTCGGAGCCGGTGATGGACAGCGCGCCGTGCGTGGAGCCGTGGTAGGCGTTGAAAGCCGAAACCAGGCCCGGGCGGCCGGTGTGGCGCTTGGCCAGCTTGAGCGCGCCTTCGATGGCCTCGGTACCCGAGTTGGTGAAATACACTGTGTCGAGCGGGGCGGGCAGGGTGGCAGCCAGCGCCTGAGCTAGCCGGGCGGGCGGGGCCTGCACCAGCTCGCCATACACCATCAGGTGGAGGTACTTA
The genomic region above belongs to Hymenobacter sp. BRD128 and contains:
- a CDS encoding MBL fold metallo-hydrolase gives rise to the protein MTLTFLGTGTSSGVPMIGCTCPVCRSLDYRDQRLRVSVHLAVAGRSLVVDTGPDFRQQMLRAHIRRLDGILFTHEHKDHTAGLDDVRAFNFRQQQEMPVFAEPRVIEQLKREYAYVFAEHKYPGVPQVGLHPILDDQKSFDVLGLAVQPLRALHHKLPVLGFRLGGLAYLTDANFLPDSTLAQLQGCDTIVLNALRHEPHLSHFTLGEAVAILEELKPRQAFLTHISHQLGRHREVEATLPPWVRLAYDGLLVEVPE
- a CDS encoding glycosyltransferase — translated: MVRNVPVAAPAISSPQLPAGAPPVLLYQGALNVGRGLAELLAAMPRVPARLIVCGEGDCSAALRAQAQSLGLLTSGQVEFRGYVLPAELRLLTAQATVGIMLLENVGLSYYYSLANKFFDYVQAGIPQLCIDFPEYRALNTRHEVAELVPDLAPATLAAALARLLPGGRPGARYQQLAANCRQARQEWNWQQEEKTLVQLYAALNLN
- a CDS encoding PAS domain S-box protein, whose translation is MPAQLSGPQLPATAHMFDQLQLAYVVFDVGGRITEVNDTFVQLSGYKRAQLLGHLYHRLLTPPAQQAERQAHLLSVLRGELPCTDHYELELVTKAGESVLIQWQSQLVRDEQQRITGMWTIGYTLSNPRKTPTPALVPEPMYLREFFDSSHDLILHLSATNLLLFVNRAGQEKLGYTEEELLGRPLTDVVHPYYRAKLLYQLRRLYEGQALNKLETVLLTKAGRPVHLIGSVSCEQQPGQLPSARAVLHDITDRIKAERLQKVYYSIANLAISAHDLPALYGAIHRELGKVIETNNIFIALCDDARTHLQFVYYVDQHAYFEQGDGRPFSLGITEYVIQQGQPLFFTQADLLRLMRTGEMTAFGRLPAVLLASPLSVGDRTIGVLAVQEYDRADLYTPADLDILHFISGQVALAIDRKRQEEYVGRQNARLNAIFESGSQLIWNVDRRGHLVSFNGNYATFYQRRNGVLPTPGLNVLENDIALTDEATRELFRSSYLAAARGESQQFEVHVRVPRYPSVWLSVSLAPIYLTDGSFDEITAQAQDITASKNSQLVLAAQEEKFRSIFESFQDVYYRTDREGRFTILSPSLREVLGYSPLEALSYRIEDFYWQPEQHQLLRQTLRKQGELRNFETQLRHHDGYPVSVLINARRTRFGTEGIARDITEIRRIQDDLRLAKEQAEAASEAKTQFLANMSHELRTPMNGIIGMIDLLSQTPLSGEQADYVDTLGTSSEALMTILNDILDLSKIQAGKMRLNEAPLMLEPLLDRLRALFLYRANQKNLRFTCHLAPGTPAAVITDETRLLQILANLIANAIKFTAQGTVSVVVSSARAEGEYHTLRFAVQDSGIGISATDAARLFTSFTQLDTTPSKAYGGTGLGLAISKELAELLGGNIGVVSDAGEGSIFWFTIRCRVPAQALPEAPPPSSLPRRPPS
- a CDS encoding response regulator, whose translation is MLLVDDNIINQKVAARLLAKLNCEVDIASDGYEAITRATAPGAAYQIILMDIQMPGLDGIAATRAIKAQLGPTSPPIVAMTAYSMPDDAARFVEAGLDDYLAKPVKHQQLAQMLARWVAAPDSEAPAPPAAPTPAPAIVDPEVLKQLLQLGGEEFTAELYGEFIEETTDLLAQINAHWQATEIEKLHPLLHQLKGTAGTLGLTKLATQALALEKAIKQQQTQVLASGLPELNQIFALFIANYPGLLTASAA
- a CDS encoding NFACT RNA binding domain-containing protein, whose translation is MHTNYYFLRQLAPALTEQLRGYRVASCFSQEKDELVLGLLNETGAEFWLKAQLGAAFPALALPEAFHRARQNSVDLLPELLGRTVASVVVWPQDRVLQINFIEDAATLAFKLYGPRPNAIFRAAPGVPAQLFHQRYATDADLTPAPAAEASPAIGATGKLPPALADLPARYLREQRGYDPAPAEVKQRLAQELQVELENPPHYYLIYLDGRTRLSLVPLGEILETLPGTDPIGALRRFVPLALARRALETERRQLHQLLTRRAEEASTSAHLASQRLHALAHEAGYRHRADLIMANLHAIAPGASQVEIVDFYTNEPVVIKLKPLEKPQRMAENLYRKAKNQQIEERQLQARVATRETEALQALELLEELEAQPALAELRGLRAWRKQHALDPSPASAKASSELPFKVFEDQGFTILVGRNAQNNDLLTQKYAHKDDLWLHAKDVSGSHVVIRHRAGQPVPEPVVEHAAQLAGWYSRRQHDSLCPVTVTPKKFVRKPKGALPGQVLVERERVVLVVPANPFEK
- a CDS encoding tRNA dimethylallyltransferase, which gives rise to MAGKAAARPFRVEKVALTRDREELYRRIDQRVLQMLEMGLVAEVERLLPHRHQQALQTVGYQEIFGYLDGAYDYAEAVRLLQRNTRHYAKRQLTWLRRDAGYAWAEM
- a CDS encoding response regulator, whose product is MTPTATPKTILIAEDSSVILSLTRKILEQQKYRIILAKNGGEVIRQLESQPIDGVLMDINIPVRNGIECTRDIRAHADPRISQLPVIAITGNANNYSMEQFREAGVTDYLPKPLDFDALVRVVRQYVG
- a CDS encoding TerB family tellurite resistance protein, translating into MFGFFENEQAKKIKGHLCNLAALAKADGHVDDREMNFIITVGKKNGVSANDVRKLVAGQTNCLADLPGNDSERFDQIFDLVDMMLADGIVDETEMDFCIMMAEKLGFRKAIVGVLVRKISQGVKDAVPRERIKEESLSFLNYNNLPVR
- the pfkA gene encoding 6-phosphofructokinase; its protein translation is MKRIGVFTSGGDAPGMNACLRAVVRAGVYHGIEVYGIMRGYSGMIKGEFVRMDSASVSNTVQRGGTILKSARSQKFMTKEGRQEAFDQLTNHGIEGLVAIGGNGTFTGATIFEKEFGIPTVGAPGTIDNDLYGTDYTIGYDTAVNTALEAIDKIRDTADSHDRCFFVEVMGRDSGYIAIPCAIGGGAEIVMVPETAMSVEAVIESLQTSYARHKTSFIVIVAEGEEEGNVHKVAKRVKEAIPQLDTRVTIVGHIQRGGSPTASDRLLASQLGIAAVEGLLNGMKNVMAGIVDRKLMYTPFDDTINKRKVINQSFMRMVEILSV